The following are encoded in a window of Dysidea avara chromosome 4, odDysAvar1.4, whole genome shotgun sequence genomic DNA:
- the LOC136253635 gene encoding KRAB-A domain-containing protein 2-like: MSSIPDSNNRWIGHYKDHFSKFSILWAQSRKCAAETVLCLQRYVFAYLGVPKILQSDHGREFNNELFETIVHEWSQETILIRGRPRHPQSNECVEKANGVVKHMLTSLMADMKTTEWVQFLPRVQFTINKQPHATIKTSPYQVVFGLDPSSEPVKGMCLAEEETIIMDPPTETDDLTELGNTDSYSDPVTKATQPEVAKARTCVGDTEFRQQTPIIPAENEDRHHEVRQFAKKNIANSAAKMKKLYDNSKRIQAVKFKIGDGVTVRIPRHDRGVGDLRRIPGVVVAKQHGVLQNKNRVWTFERKMSN; this comes from the exons ATGTCAAGCATTCCAGACAGCAACAACAGATGGATTGGTCATTACAAAGATCACTTTAGCAAGTTTTCCATTCTATGGGCACAATCTAGGAAGTGTGCTGCAGAAACTGTTTTGTGCTTGCAACGATATGTTTTCGCATACCTTGGGGTACCTAAGATACTCCAATCTGATCATGGTCGAGAATTCAACAATGAG CTTTTTGAGACGATTGTTCATGAGTGGAGTCAAGAGACAATTTTAATTCGAGGTAGACCAAGGCACCCCCAATCAAATGAGTGTGTTGAAAAAGCTAACGGAGTGGTGAAACACATGCTCACTTCACTCATGGCTGACATGAAGACAACAGAATGggttcagtttcttcccagaGTTCAAT TTACAATCAATAAGCAACCACATGCGACCATTAAAACATCACCATACCAAGTGGTGTTTGGTCTAGATCCATCTTCTGAACCCGTGAAAGGAATGTGTTTGGCAGAAGAAGAGACCATTATTATGGATCCTCCCACAGAAACTGATGATTTGACAGAGCTAGGTAACACAGATTCTTACTCTGATCCGGTGACCAAGGCTACGCAACCTGAAGTGGCCAAGGCCAGAACCTGTGTTGGTGACACAGAGTTCAGACAGCAGACACCTATCATTCCAGCAG AAAATGAAGACAGGCACCATGAAGTTAGACAGTTTGCAAAGAAAAACATTGCAAATTCAGCTGCTAAAATGAAGAAACTTTATGATAACAGCAAAAGAATCCAGgctgtaaaatttaaaattgggGATGGTGTGACTGTAAGGATTCCACGACATGACAGAGGTGTAGGTGATTTGAGAAGAATACCAGGAGTTGTGGTTGCAAAACAACATGGGGTCTTACAAAATAAGAACCGAGTATGGACTTTTGAAAGGAAGATGTCGAACTGA
- the LOC136254092 gene encoding uncharacterized protein — protein MYELKDDVETNKQTADLLNQKEPTMANVLIDYFHLHKSRGVVHQYCPNSSDEEVDENDYQTEGRLMRIRNKTQMLFEAKFGSYKVYDEGILSLIDTNGWVTDEVIASYLLYMIRANKKEEEIFIMDVSAVNDICNGTYILKKKVLNNV, from the exons ATGTATGAATTGAAGGATgatgtagagacaaacaaacaaacagccgACTTATTGAATCAAAAAGAGCCTACAATGGCTAATGTACTTATTGACTATTTCCACTTGCACAAATCCC GAGGGGTAGTTCATCAGTATTGTCCTAATTCATCAGATGAAGAAGTTGATGAAAATGATTATCAAACCGAAG GCCGATTAATGAGAATCAGAAACAAAACCCAGATGCTTTTTGAAGCGAAGTTTGGTAGTTACAAAGTTTACGACGAGGGAATTCTGTCACTGATCGACACCAATGGATGGGTTACTGATGAA GTGATAGCATCTTATCTACTATACATGATCCGTGCCAACAAAAAG gaagaagaaatatTTATCATGGACGTGTCTGCAGTGAATGACATTTGTAATGGGACGTATATCCTTAAGAAGAAAGTTTTAAACAATGTATGA
- the LOC136254091 gene encoding uncharacterized protein: MNTRSLVNKLSIFQSFICSSDFSILCITKTWLSKDIFDNEIIPSGYTIYRKDRDSRGGGVLLAVKDNITSSQLSSPPHVEILTVLISTSNSFIISVVYIPPNSSDTYHELLHSYLTNLVNESSPIILLGDFNLPDVNWATYSGSSPKSNKFCDLLFQLNLFQLVDEPTHNQGNTLDLIITNNEDIVYNISIHPHYQPISSDHFIVTLSVKSHADHIPSHTPLAIFDYSKANYLGLINYLPHIDFTTSEQLSDIDSIWLFIKNNITRGMDLFIPKIRTSSSQFPKWYTSNIRHQIKCLRTLQKKYKSHPTDHNLNRIKTAEDNLQNSIQQAKAIMLMCLLTQFRWYHDSHVPQPIYVYIQLIVNETKSKQHLPNPVL, from the coding sequence ATGAATACCAGAAGTCTTGTCAACAAACTATCCATTTTCCAATCTTTTATTTGTTCATCTGATTTtagcattttgtgtatcaccaAGACTTGGTTATCTAAAGATATATTTGACAATGAAATAATACCCAGTGGCTATACCATTTATCGTAAAGATAGAGATTCTAGAGGTGGGGGTGTTTTACTTGCTGTAAAGGATAACATCACTAGTAGTCAATTGTCATCCCCACCTCATGTTGAAATCCTAACTGTTCTCATCTCTACATCAAATTCATTTATAATCAGTGTTGTTTACATTCCTCCAAACTCTTCTGATACTTACCATGAATTGCTGCATAGTTACCTTACCAACCTAGTCAACGAATCAAGTCCAATTATTCTCTTGGGAGACTTCAATCTCCCTGATGTCAACTGGGCCACTTATAGTGGTTCCTCACCAAAATCTAACAAATTTTGTGACTTACTGTTTCAGCTAAACCTCTTTCAACTGGTTGATGAGCCAACCCACAATCAAGGAAATACTCTGGACTTAATAATCACTAACAATGAAGACATTGTGTACAACATATCTATTCATCCCCATTACCAACCGATATCATCTGATCACTTTATTGTCACCTTAAGTGTTAAGTCACATGCAGACCATATACCCTCACACACTCCACTAGCTATCTTTGATTACTCTAAAGCCAATTATCTTGGCCTTATCAATTATCTACCTCATATTGACTTTACTACCTCTGAACAGTTATCTGACATAGACTCTATCTGGCTCTTTATCAAGAACAATATCACTAGGGGAATGGACCTGTTTATTCCTAAAATTAGAACCAGCTCTTCTCAGTTTCCTAAATGGTATACTTCAAATATACGCCATCAGATTAAGTGTCTTCGGACTCTACAAAAGAAATACAAATCTCATCCTACTGATCACAATTTGAATCGTATAAAAACAGCAGAAGATAACCTCCAAAACAGCATCCAACAAGCCAAGGCCATAATGCTAATGTGCCTGTTGACACAATTCAGGTGGTACCACGATTCACATGTTCCACAGCCAATCTATGTATATATTCAGCTGATAGTCAATGAAACAAAGAGCAAACAACACTTACCCAATCCTGTGCTTTAG